One Azospirillum brasilense DNA segment encodes these proteins:
- a CDS encoding AAA family ATPase, translated as MAGESLKGLREERGWSQTELAAWLNNSLGRKYDRAQISRWESGSERTPKAVVDAVETERRTDRPRHATVVMCGSAKGGVSKTTSALCIAYCLLAQGSKVLLIDCDSQGSATVHLGYSPTQMDQMEVERRTLYYALADDKPLADYIIQTPEPRLDLLPAFMSLADADVELALGKLAPLRQRIGEVRTQYDFIVLDTAPNLGAVTVSALEASDLLLVPCQTEALALVGLRNVLHSLENLRRRRNPGLRMLGILPTLFSARLTQDQATLEDLRRGYGDRYRIFDPIPRATVFAQAAASGVIPLAAVKNIPGRAVFEEIAAAARAAAKEMKAHVA; from the coding sequence ATGGCCGGAGAAAGCCTCAAGGGGCTGCGCGAGGAGCGCGGGTGGAGCCAGACCGAGCTGGCCGCTTGGCTCAACAATAGCCTGGGCCGCAAATACGACCGGGCACAGATTTCACGCTGGGAAAGCGGATCGGAACGGACCCCCAAAGCGGTCGTGGACGCTGTCGAGACCGAGCGCAGGACCGACCGGCCGCGCCACGCCACCGTCGTGATGTGCGGCTCCGCGAAAGGAGGCGTTTCGAAGACGACCTCAGCCCTGTGCATCGCCTATTGCCTGCTCGCCCAGGGGTCGAAGGTTCTGCTGATCGATTGCGACAGCCAGGGCAGCGCCACCGTCCATCTCGGCTACTCGCCCACCCAGATGGACCAGATGGAGGTCGAACGCCGGACCTTGTACTACGCCCTGGCGGACGACAAGCCGCTCGCCGACTACATCATCCAAACCCCGGAGCCGCGGCTCGACCTCCTTCCCGCCTTTATGAGCCTGGCGGATGCCGACGTCGAACTTGCCCTTGGCAAGCTGGCCCCCCTCCGGCAGCGCATCGGCGAAGTCCGGACCCAGTACGACTTCATCGTACTCGACACCGCCCCGAACCTGGGCGCCGTCACCGTCAGCGCGCTCGAGGCGTCGGACCTTCTGCTGGTGCCGTGCCAGACCGAGGCGTTGGCGCTCGTCGGCCTGCGAAACGTGCTGCACTCCCTGGAGAACCTGCGGCGCCGCCGCAATCCCGGACTGCGCATGCTGGGTATCCTTCCCACGCTGTTCTCCGCCCGCCTGACCCAGGACCAGGCGACGTTGGAGGATCTGCGCCGGGGTTATGGCGATCGTTATCGCATCTTCGATCCCATTCCGAGGGCGACCGTGTTCGCCCAGGCGGCGGCGTCGGGCGTGATTCCTCTCGCCGCCGTCAAGAACATCCCCGGCCGCGCCGTCTTCGAGGAAATCGCCGCCGCCGCCCGCGCCGCCGCCAAGGAGATGAAGGCCCATGTCGCGTAA
- a CDS encoding TonB-dependent hemoglobin/transferrin/lactoferrin family receptor, which produces MQRDRDDRATRVPPPSLPPSRSRLRAALWLSASALTLLAPAAQAQQQTQQATTSPPPTILDAVTVYGERGLRSVGENTGTVSVIPDYELEKRGVHRLQDLPRYEPGVTVSNSPSRAGAGGFTIRGISNNRILMQVDGTRLPESPASAAPSAGYNRDVVDLDSVKQVEIVRGPASALYGSDALGGVVTYVTKDPADYLRPGRDSFVSLKTTYDSVDSSLSETGTGVLRSGDFSLLGIYTRRDGEEYKSKDKAYRNPQDYEGNNGLAKLVWDRGPDKVTLTGEYFHRSTDTTLRNDVGGSASYIFSMVPMRMTRGAFTGSTADDTATRWRVSLEHAHDAPIGFIDHIDWRLYGTQFDREEKRTRNARVVTSTSPLFAAGTGLRESTSNESKQTIIGGAVNLRSDTQLFGLRNSISYGIGVDSIRTERMRDVTLTNLATGATAKSYNGDTYPSRTFPNTDTLMASAYVQDEITIDRLRLVPALRLDYYRMDPDKDAAYFAARPSTQPEKLDKLALSPKFGATYDLTKQYALFGQYAHGFRAPPYDDANLGFSNPTYGYEVLPNADLKPESSDGVEAGLRGKFGDGSSFQVSSFYNRYSDFILQRAVGTGAGGILRYQAQNVSKVEIFGAEGKGEWRFRPGWALFGAAAFARGFDIDAGTAIDEVAPFTVNAGLSYTAPDDFWGAQVAATHVMAKKADDVSNPTYLKAPPYTTVDLAAYVNPTENISLGTSVYNLFNQGYYNYVNVVGVSETSPDRRRYLEAGRSFLVHAALKW; this is translated from the coding sequence GTGCAGAGAGACAGAGATGATCGTGCCACCCGTGTCCCACCGCCCTCCCTCCCACCGTCCCGCTCCCGCCTGCGCGCGGCGCTGTGGCTGTCGGCCTCCGCCCTGACGCTGCTGGCCCCCGCCGCCCAGGCGCAGCAGCAGACTCAGCAGGCGACCACCTCACCGCCCCCGACCATCCTCGACGCGGTGACGGTCTATGGCGAGCGCGGCCTGCGCAGCGTAGGCGAGAACACGGGCACGGTGTCGGTCATCCCCGATTACGAGCTTGAGAAGCGCGGCGTCCACCGCCTCCAGGACCTACCGCGCTACGAACCCGGCGTGACGGTCAGCAACTCCCCGTCCCGCGCGGGGGCCGGCGGTTTCACCATCCGCGGCATCAGCAACAACCGCATCCTGATGCAGGTCGACGGCACGCGCCTGCCGGAATCGCCGGCCTCCGCCGCCCCGTCCGCCGGCTACAACCGCGACGTGGTCGATCTGGACTCGGTCAAGCAGGTGGAGATCGTGCGCGGCCCGGCCTCGGCGCTCTACGGATCGGACGCGCTGGGCGGCGTGGTGACCTATGTGACCAAGGACCCGGCCGATTACCTGCGGCCCGGCCGCGACAGCTTCGTGTCGCTGAAGACGACCTACGACAGCGTCGATTCCAGCCTGTCGGAGACCGGCACGGGGGTGCTGCGCTCCGGCGATTTCTCCCTGCTCGGCATCTACACGCGCCGCGACGGGGAGGAGTACAAGTCCAAGGACAAGGCTTACCGCAACCCGCAGGATTATGAGGGCAACAACGGCCTCGCCAAGCTGGTCTGGGACCGCGGGCCGGACAAGGTGACCCTGACCGGCGAGTATTTCCACCGCAGCACCGACACCACGCTGCGCAACGACGTCGGCGGCAGCGCCAGCTACATCTTCTCCATGGTGCCGATGCGGATGACGCGCGGCGCCTTCACCGGCTCCACCGCCGACGACACGGCGACCCGCTGGCGCGTCAGCCTGGAGCACGCGCACGACGCGCCCATCGGCTTCATCGACCACATCGACTGGCGCCTCTACGGCACCCAGTTCGACCGCGAGGAGAAGCGCACCCGCAACGCCCGCGTCGTCACGTCCACCAGCCCGCTGTTCGCCGCTGGCACCGGCCTGCGGGAATCCACCAGCAACGAATCCAAGCAGACGATCATCGGCGGCGCCGTCAACCTGCGCTCCGATACCCAGCTGTTCGGGCTGCGCAACAGCATCTCCTATGGCATCGGCGTCGATTCCATCCGCACCGAGCGGATGCGCGACGTGACGCTGACCAACCTCGCGACCGGGGCCACCGCGAAGAGCTACAACGGCGACACCTACCCCAGCCGCACCTTCCCCAACACCGACACGCTCATGGCCTCGGCCTATGTGCAGGACGAGATCACCATCGACCGGCTGCGGCTGGTGCCGGCTCTGCGGCTCGACTATTACCGGATGGACCCGGACAAGGACGCCGCCTACTTCGCCGCCCGGCCCTCCACCCAGCCGGAGAAGCTGGACAAGTTGGCCCTGTCGCCGAAGTTCGGCGCCACCTACGACCTGACCAAGCAGTACGCCCTGTTCGGACAGTACGCGCACGGCTTCCGCGCGCCGCCCTACGACGACGCCAACCTCGGCTTCTCCAACCCGACCTACGGCTACGAGGTGCTGCCCAACGCCGACCTCAAGCCGGAGAGCAGCGACGGCGTCGAGGCCGGCCTGCGCGGCAAGTTCGGCGACGGGTCGAGCTTCCAGGTGTCCAGCTTCTACAACCGCTACAGCGATTTCATCCTGCAGAGGGCGGTCGGCACCGGCGCCGGAGGCATCCTGCGCTATCAGGCGCAGAACGTCTCGAAGGTCGAGATCTTCGGCGCCGAGGGCAAGGGCGAGTGGCGGTTCCGGCCGGGCTGGGCGCTGTTCGGCGCGGCGGCCTTCGCCCGCGGCTTCGACATCGACGCCGGCACCGCCATCGACGAGGTGGCGCCCTTCACCGTCAACGCCGGCCTGTCCTACACCGCGCCGGATGATTTCTGGGGCGCGCAGGTCGCCGCCACCCATGTGATGGCGAAGAAGGCCGATGACGTGAGCAACCCGACCTATCTCAAGGCTCCGCCCTACACCACGGTGGATCTGGCGGCCTACGTCAACCCGACGGAGAACATCAGCCTCGGCACCTCGGTCTACAACCTGTTCAATCAGGGCTATTACAACTACGTCAACGTCGTCGGCGTCAGCGAGACCTCGCCTGACCGCCGCCGCTATCTGGAAGCCGGCCGTTCCTTCCTGGTGCACGCCGCGCTCAAGTGGTGA
- a CDS encoding ABC transporter substrate-binding protein, producing the protein MGGAFLIAATALAGAGAQQKAEAASTLVFCSEGNPDNLAPALARTNTSFDAILHAYDTLVRFDAESKSIVPALAESWTISPDGTVYTFKLRPGVRFHDTSGYTPTRTLTSADVLFSFFRQWHKDHPYHSVGNGAYNYFNDLSMGSILKSIEAVDDLTVRFTLNRPQAPFLANLSMVFAAITSAEYADTMAKRGTPELFDREPVGTGAFQLLSYQKDNLLQYKAFEGHWAGRPPLDNLVFAITPNATVRLNRLQAGECHVMPYPNLTDLPKIRNSPSLTLLRQEGYNVAFLTFNVERKPLDDVRVRRAISMAIDKETLVDALYGDTGRTAKNPLPPTSWGYNDAITDIPYDPKGASQLLAEAGYANGFEIELWHMPVARPYMPAGKRAAEMMANDLAQVGVKATLVTDDWSVYMKRLMNGDHQLGMIGWTGDNSDPDNFLYTLLSCEGARKGGGNMGKWCDRSFDDLIIEAKQTTDVAKRTALYHRAQEVFKDQAPWLPLAHSMVFMVLREEVKGYRMNPFGLHLFHRVDLAQ; encoded by the coding sequence TTGGGCGGGGCATTCCTGATCGCGGCGACAGCTCTGGCGGGCGCCGGAGCGCAGCAGAAGGCCGAGGCTGCATCGACGCTGGTCTTCTGTTCGGAAGGCAACCCGGACAATCTGGCCCCGGCGCTGGCTCGCACCAACACCAGCTTCGATGCGATCCTGCACGCTTACGACACGCTGGTGCGCTTCGACGCGGAGTCGAAGAGCATCGTGCCCGCGCTGGCGGAATCCTGGACCATCTCGCCGGACGGCACCGTCTACACTTTCAAGCTGCGCCCCGGTGTGCGCTTCCACGACACGTCCGGCTACACGCCGACGCGCACGCTGACCTCCGCCGACGTGCTGTTCAGCTTCTTCCGGCAATGGCACAAGGACCATCCGTACCACTCGGTCGGAAACGGGGCCTACAACTACTTCAACGATCTCTCCATGGGCTCGATCCTGAAGTCGATCGAGGCGGTGGACGACCTGACGGTGCGCTTCACCCTGAACCGGCCGCAGGCGCCCTTCCTGGCCAACCTGTCGATGGTCTTCGCCGCCATCACCTCGGCGGAATACGCCGACACCATGGCCAAGCGCGGCACGCCGGAGCTGTTCGATCGGGAGCCGGTGGGGACCGGCGCCTTCCAACTTCTCTCCTATCAGAAGGACAACCTGCTTCAGTACAAGGCGTTCGAGGGGCACTGGGCGGGGCGCCCGCCGCTGGACAACCTGGTCTTCGCCATCACCCCCAACGCCACGGTCCGCTTGAACCGGCTGCAGGCCGGCGAATGCCATGTCATGCCCTATCCCAACCTGACCGACCTGCCGAAGATCCGGAACAGCCCGTCGCTGACCCTGCTGCGGCAGGAGGGCTACAACGTCGCCTTCCTCACCTTCAACGTGGAACGGAAGCCGCTGGACGACGTGCGGGTGCGCAGGGCGATCAGCATGGCCATCGACAAGGAAACGCTGGTGGACGCGCTCTACGGCGATACCGGGCGCACGGCGAAGAATCCGCTGCCGCCGACGAGCTGGGGCTACAACGACGCCATCACTGACATCCCCTACGACCCCAAGGGGGCGAGCCAGCTCCTGGCCGAGGCCGGCTACGCCAACGGCTTCGAGATCGAGCTGTGGCACATGCCGGTGGCCCGGCCCTACATGCCCGCCGGCAAGCGGGCAGCGGAAATGATGGCCAACGATCTGGCCCAGGTCGGCGTCAAGGCCACCCTGGTGACCGACGACTGGTCGGTCTACATGAAGCGGCTGATGAACGGCGATCACCAGCTGGGCATGATCGGCTGGACCGGCGACAACAGCGACCCGGACAACTTCCTCTACACGCTGCTGAGCTGCGAGGGAGCGCGCAAGGGCGGAGGCAACATGGGCAAATGGTGCGACCGCTCCTTCGACGACCTCATCATCGAGGCCAAGCAGACCACCGACGTCGCCAAGCGCACCGCCTTGTACCATCGGGCGCAGGAAGTGTTCAAAGACCAGGCTCCGTGGCTGCCGCTGGCCCATTCCATGGTGTTCATGGTGCTGCGCGAGGAGGTGAAGGGCTATCGGATGAATCCTTTCGGCCTGCACTTGTTCCACCGCGTCGATCTCGCCCAGTGA
- a CDS encoding ParB/RepB/Spo0J family partition protein, which yields MSRKLARRTDLTASAEVTGPAPKAFDLSDDFPSVLELDIDRIDRHTHQPRAVQDDASLTELRRSILRHGLMYPILVTPGGGGGYALVGGGRRLRVFELLGRTTIFARVLSGDPDELALVDNLQRKSLNAVETARSLDGLRNKHGYTQEKLAEVIGKTPAAISRALGILTLPQDVLDEYMTLADRVPQTTLEEVAAAPSEDGQRKLWRLARRGATAKAITEQRQEMKRKEPDGLLLKRRAAGAAVRGLVQMVAKLEENREGIGAAERSALEAIQKKLAALLAD from the coding sequence ATGTCGCGTAAGCTCGCCCGCCGCACCGACCTGACCGCATCGGCCGAGGTGACAGGACCGGCGCCGAAGGCGTTCGACCTCTCCGACGACTTCCCCTCGGTGCTCGAACTGGACATCGACCGCATCGACCGCCACACGCACCAGCCGCGCGCCGTGCAGGATGATGCCTCCCTCACCGAACTGCGGCGGTCCATCCTGCGGCATGGCCTGATGTATCCGATCCTGGTGACCCCCGGAGGCGGAGGCGGCTACGCCCTGGTCGGCGGCGGACGGCGCCTGCGGGTTTTCGAGTTGCTGGGCCGAACCACGATCTTCGCGCGGGTGCTCTCGGGAGACCCCGACGAGCTGGCGCTGGTCGACAATCTGCAGCGCAAATCACTGAACGCGGTCGAGACGGCACGCTCGCTCGACGGCCTTCGCAACAAGCACGGCTACACCCAGGAAAAGCTGGCCGAAGTGATCGGCAAGACTCCCGCGGCGATCTCGCGGGCGCTCGGCATCCTCACTCTGCCGCAGGACGTCCTCGACGAGTACATGACCCTCGCCGACCGCGTCCCGCAAACCACGCTGGAGGAGGTCGCCGCCGCGCCCAGCGAAGACGGGCAGCGTAAGCTGTGGAGGCTCGCCAGAAGGGGAGCGACGGCGAAGGCGATCACCGAGCAGCGTCAGGAGATGAAGCGCAAGGAGCCGGATGGCCTTTTGCTCAAGAGACGCGCGGCCGGCGCCGCGGTCCGGGGGCTCGTCCAGATGGTTGCCAAGCTCGAGGAGAACCGTGAGGGCATCGGCGCCGCCGAACGGTCCGCACTCGAAGCGATTCAGAAGAAGCTGGCGGCGCTCCTCGCCGATTGA
- a CDS encoding sensor histidine kinase: MSWARPRDVGPSWVRRFRRHLDTRSFRQAMAIGAVFLVVAGAAVLWSRDLLVELVNEHVGDLLERDQETQRLHGGFGDAAALVAELRRRERFAPEGARRRMVIDRDGHVLYGDEAMARRLLAVIACGGPAPCETGRIDQRGDGWKVRGMVVRLGDGGRYINAYDLQPMLDQLRAVPLAAGCGVLVFLLTSVAFGIRFSAGTLRRVSAITMALTAYATGDRDRRVAIAGPDDEFARLGCEVNRTLDRVTRLVEEVSSVSSSIAHEMRTPLTHLHNRLVTIAENCPDDALRRELEEGIEETRRIQHLFRAIMRLGEIETGRCTLAVEPLDAKALLDEVAESYLPLAEGTGTVITVAVERDLDLRGDRTLLFQTVANLVDNALKYAPGRALHLSAGRRDGWNEITVADRGRGLAPGQRALAVQRFCRLDPSDRVPGHGLGLAIVDAIARLHGGALRLEDNGPGLRAVVRLERRGRPVPSPASAVPGAITGILH, encoded by the coding sequence ATGTCCTGGGCTAGGCCGCGCGACGTTGGCCCATCCTGGGTCCGGAGGTTCCGCCGCCATCTCGACACGCGCAGCTTCCGCCAGGCCATGGCCATCGGCGCGGTCTTCCTCGTGGTGGCCGGCGCCGCCGTGCTGTGGAGCCGCGATCTGCTGGTGGAGCTGGTCAACGAGCATGTCGGCGACCTGCTGGAGCGCGACCAGGAAACGCAACGCCTGCACGGCGGCTTCGGTGACGCCGCCGCTCTGGTTGCCGAACTGCGCCGCCGCGAGCGCTTCGCGCCGGAAGGCGCGCGGCGGCGCATGGTGATCGACCGCGACGGGCATGTGCTCTACGGCGACGAGGCGATGGCCCGGCGGCTGCTCGCCGTCATCGCCTGCGGTGGCCCGGCCCCTTGCGAGACCGGCCGCATCGACCAGCGCGGCGACGGTTGGAAGGTCCGCGGGATGGTGGTGCGGCTGGGCGACGGCGGGCGCTACATCAACGCCTACGACCTCCAACCCATGCTCGACCAGCTCCGCGCCGTGCCTCTGGCGGCGGGCTGCGGCGTGCTGGTGTTCCTGCTGACCAGCGTCGCCTTCGGCATCCGCTTCAGCGCGGGCACGCTGCGCCGGGTGTCGGCCATCACCATGGCGCTGACCGCCTACGCGACGGGCGACCGCGACCGCCGCGTCGCCATCGCCGGGCCGGACGACGAGTTCGCCCGCCTCGGCTGCGAGGTCAACCGCACGCTCGACCGCGTGACCCGGCTGGTCGAGGAGGTGTCCAGCGTGTCGAGCAGCATCGCGCACGAGATGCGCACGCCGCTGACCCACCTGCACAACCGGCTGGTCACCATCGCCGAGAACTGCCCCGACGACGCCCTGCGCCGCGAACTGGAGGAAGGGATCGAGGAGACGCGGCGCATCCAGCACCTGTTCCGCGCCATCATGCGGCTGGGCGAGATCGAGACCGGGCGCTGCACCCTGGCGGTGGAGCCGCTCGACGCGAAGGCACTGCTCGACGAAGTGGCCGAATCCTACCTGCCGCTGGCCGAGGGCACCGGCACGGTCATCACCGTCGCCGTGGAGCGCGACCTCGATCTGCGCGGCGACCGCACGCTGCTGTTCCAGACCGTCGCCAATCTGGTGGACAACGCCCTGAAATACGCGCCGGGCCGAGCGCTGCACCTGTCGGCCGGGCGGCGCGACGGCTGGAACGAGATCACCGTCGCCGACCGCGGTCGGGGCTTGGCGCCCGGCCAGCGTGCGCTCGCGGTGCAGCGCTTTTGCCGGCTCGACCCGTCGGACCGGGTGCCCGGCCATGGGCTCGGCCTCGCCATCGTGGACGCCATCGCCCGGCTGCACGGCGGTGCCCTGCGGCTGGAGGACAACGGGCCGGGCCTGCGCGCGGTGGTCCGGCTGGAACGCCGCGGACGTCCGGTCCCCTCCCCGGCTTCCGCCGTTCCCGGCGCCATCACCGGCATTCTCCATTAA
- the hutX gene encoding heme utilization cystosolic carrier protein HutX has product MPHSTPTAPPPDTLAALRERLAAAPNGVLEAVAAETGVSLLAVTECLPDGLRAFAPGGTAEAAMLDMAEWGTVTVLVHSADLVLECKGPLPRGQFGRGFYNLAGGSPIGGHIRLDRCRTVGFVRRPFMGSADSASVVFFNGDGEAMFKVFVGRDDARQLLPDQVERFKALKARLCGAPGQTA; this is encoded by the coding sequence ATGCCGCACAGCACCCCCACCGCCCCGCCCCCCGACACGCTCGCCGCCCTGCGCGAACGCCTCGCCGCCGCGCCGAACGGCGTGCTGGAGGCGGTCGCGGCCGAGACGGGCGTCAGCCTGCTCGCCGTCACCGAATGCCTGCCGGACGGCTTGCGCGCCTTCGCGCCGGGGGGAACGGCCGAGGCGGCGATGCTGGACATGGCGGAGTGGGGCACGGTCACCGTGCTGGTGCACAGCGCCGACCTTGTTCTGGAGTGCAAGGGGCCGCTGCCGCGCGGGCAGTTCGGGCGCGGCTTCTACAACCTCGCCGGCGGCAGCCCGATCGGCGGCCACATCCGGCTGGACCGCTGCCGCACCGTCGGATTCGTCCGCCGGCCCTTCATGGGCAGCGCCGACAGCGCCTCCGTCGTTTTCTTCAACGGCGACGGGGAAGCGATGTTCAAGGTCTTCGTCGGCCGCGACGACGCCCGCCAGCTTCTGCCCGATCAGGTGGAGCGGTTCAAAGCGCTGAAGGCCCGCCTGTGCGGGGCGCCGGGCCAGACCGCCTGA
- a CDS encoding plasmid replication protein, translating to MSGQIVVKQRRMETQGQTVQGTLFEHIDATTGRRHSVNMVSLYDLAPKYIFDSPESKANGQAAHSLEPRDPAAQDDRLPMIHRQFSFADQIYHLTVVPARIQRRVKGKDGRFVRDASGAQVVEEIDAYPGEREQIIEDVIRKLASDPARLSVDNGEAILRFSLYEVWQELRSVRHTLSIPEIKEALMIMRRCTVQIERRGRRKVMMDSGIFAGLGLRQRPSETDDTDDSSILDDESSDAETFVQFNMMLREAIRRVDWHSISYEALMKIRNPFSRWLFKRIAETLRQDPSQSVVSITARDIIRDSGMSEWSRFRDMRLRIHDVVKALADTQIGALDRIEIEEIKEGRKYVDVEYNLYPSQSFLDQIRRAVAERAVNERELTLVVNNDDLDESGRPKRFVPVTPEVANQSRRRRRAALPKGGDGQMPLLDIVK from the coding sequence ATGTCGGGGCAGATCGTCGTCAAGCAGCGCCGTATGGAGACGCAGGGGCAGACCGTCCAAGGCACGCTGTTCGAACACATCGACGCCACCACGGGCCGACGCCACAGCGTCAACATGGTTTCTCTGTACGATCTGGCTCCCAAGTATATTTTCGACAGCCCTGAATCGAAGGCCAACGGGCAGGCGGCGCACAGCCTGGAGCCCCGTGACCCGGCGGCTCAGGACGACCGCCTGCCGATGATCCACCGTCAGTTTTCCTTCGCCGATCAGATCTACCACCTCACGGTCGTTCCGGCGCGCATCCAGCGCCGGGTGAAGGGCAAGGACGGCCGTTTCGTCCGCGATGCCAGCGGGGCTCAGGTGGTGGAGGAGATCGACGCCTATCCGGGTGAGCGCGAACAGATCATCGAGGACGTGATCCGCAAGCTGGCCTCTGACCCGGCGCGCCTGTCGGTGGACAATGGCGAGGCGATCCTGCGCTTCTCGCTCTACGAGGTCTGGCAGGAGCTTCGCTCGGTCCGGCACACTCTCAGCATTCCGGAGATCAAGGAAGCGCTGATGATCATGCGGCGCTGCACGGTCCAGATCGAACGCCGCGGCCGCCGCAAGGTCATGATGGATTCCGGCATTTTCGCCGGCCTCGGGTTGCGGCAGCGTCCCAGCGAGACGGACGACACCGATGATTCCTCGATCCTCGATGATGAGAGCAGCGACGCGGAGACCTTCGTCCAGTTCAACATGATGCTCCGCGAGGCGATCCGCCGGGTCGACTGGCACTCAATCTCCTACGAAGCTCTGATGAAGATCCGCAACCCGTTTTCGCGCTGGCTGTTCAAGCGCATCGCGGAGACGCTGAGGCAGGATCCCTCGCAGTCGGTCGTCAGCATCACCGCCCGCGACATCATCCGCGATTCCGGAATGTCGGAGTGGTCGCGGTTCCGCGACATGCGGCTGCGGATTCACGACGTCGTCAAAGCGCTCGCCGACACGCAGATCGGGGCGCTCGACCGTATTGAGATCGAGGAGATCAAGGAGGGGCGGAAGTACGTCGACGTCGAGTACAACCTTTATCCCTCCCAGTCCTTCCTCGACCAGATCCGCCGTGCGGTGGCGGAGCGGGCCGTCAACGAACGCGAGCTCACCTTGGTCGTCAACAACGACGATCTCGACGAGAGCGGCCGCCCCAAGCGTTTCGTTCCGGTCACTCCCGAGGTGGCCAACCAAAGCCGCCGTCGCCGTCGCGCGGCGCTGCCGAAGGGTGGCGACGGGCAGATGCCTCTGCTGGACATCGTCAAGTAA
- a CDS encoding helix-turn-helix domain-containing protein, with the protein MTTTTESNSRWGKIPAWWLDHPDLEADGFAVLAALATFANENGVCWPSQSTLAAKLKRSRPTINRILQRLHDMGLVTIEHRRGRDGSRLSCLYRLRVAQCEETFPQAAGDQAPLRPVPTSDRDDSLTNVPCPAPSHEHHHPEQNPDSLASGGRGPVCEVPADWMPNADDLAWAGSRFGTVDLRRHVEGFVLRCQAHGYRYRDISAAWRAWLAQDVAAGKAPTVKSAPSGGTAVMNTSHARQSVAEQRVDAWMTVAARLKGVQPAPRSRF; encoded by the coding sequence ATGACCACCACGACCGAGAGCAACAGCCGCTGGGGCAAGATCCCCGCTTGGTGGCTCGACCATCCTGACCTCGAGGCGGATGGATTCGCCGTGCTTGCGGCGCTTGCCACTTTCGCCAACGAGAACGGCGTCTGCTGGCCGTCGCAGTCGACGCTGGCAGCGAAACTGAAACGTTCACGCCCGACCATCAACCGCATCCTGCAGCGCCTTCACGACATGGGTCTGGTCACCATCGAGCATCGTCGCGGCCGCGACGGCTCACGGCTGTCCTGCCTGTACCGGCTGCGCGTCGCCCAGTGCGAGGAGACCTTCCCTCAAGCCGCTGGCGACCAAGCACCGTTGCGCCCTGTTCCGACCAGCGACAGGGATGACTCGCTGACGAACGTCCCCTGTCCAGCACCGAGTCACGAACACCATCATCCTGAACAGAATCCGGACTCGCTCGCTTCGGGCGGGCGCGGACCGGTGTGTGAGGTGCCCGCGGATTGGATGCCCAACGCCGACGACCTCGCCTGGGCCGGGAGCCGTTTCGGCACGGTCGATCTCAGACGGCATGTCGAAGGATTCGTCCTGCGCTGCCAAGCCCATGGCTACCGGTACCGCGACATCTCCGCCGCCTGGCGGGCGTGGCTTGCCCAGGACGTGGCGGCCGGCAAAGCGCCGACGGTGAAATCCGCCCCGTCCGGCGGGACGGCCGTCATGAACACCAGCCATGCCCGCCAAAGCGTCGCCGAACAGCGGGTCGATGCCTGGATGACCGTTGCCGCGAGGCTCAAGGGCGTGCAGCCCGCTCCCCGTTCCCGTTTCTGA
- a CDS encoding response regulator transcription factor, protein MRVLIVEDDAAVSYWIGAKLGGSGHSCRFAGDGEDALRLLREEAFDVVVLDRMLPKLDGMEVLKRLQGTRHPPVLVLSALDETTERVAGLRAGADDYLGKPFDFAELLVRLEHLATRRAALAGAGDVLEVADLVMDVTRRQVTRRGVPIELTDKEFKLLHILMSNPGRTVTRSMLLEKAWGYGFNPPTNLVEVHVFKLRAKIDKDFDPPLLKTVRAIGYVLG, encoded by the coding sequence GTGCGTGTTCTGATCGTTGAGGACGACGCGGCGGTCAGCTACTGGATCGGGGCGAAGCTCGGCGGCTCCGGCCATTCCTGCCGCTTCGCCGGCGACGGCGAGGACGCGCTGCGCCTGCTGCGCGAGGAGGCGTTCGACGTGGTGGTGCTGGACCGCATGCTGCCCAAGCTGGACGGCATGGAGGTGCTGAAACGCCTGCAGGGCACCCGCCACCCGCCGGTCCTGGTGCTGTCCGCCCTGGACGAGACGACGGAACGGGTGGCCGGGCTGCGCGCCGGGGCCGACGACTATCTGGGCAAGCCCTTCGACTTCGCCGAGCTGCTGGTCCGGCTGGAGCATCTGGCGACCCGCCGCGCCGCCCTGGCCGGGGCCGGCGACGTTCTGGAGGTCGCCGATTTGGTGATGGACGTCACCCGCCGGCAGGTGACCCGGCGCGGCGTGCCCATCGAGCTGACCGACAAGGAGTTCAAGCTCCTGCACATCCTGATGAGCAACCCCGGCCGCACCGTGACCCGCAGCATGCTGCTGGAGAAGGCCTGGGGCTATGGCTTCAACCCGCCGACCAACCTGGTGGAGGTCCATGTCTTCAAGCTGCGGGCGAAGATCGACAAGGATTTCGACCCGCCGCTTCTGAAGACCGTGCGGGCCATCGGCTATGTCCTGGGCTAG